The Phyllopteryx taeniolatus isolate TA_2022b chromosome 7, UOR_Ptae_1.2, whole genome shotgun sequence genome has a segment encoding these proteins:
- the gtpbp3 gene encoding tRNA modification GTPase GTPBP3, mitochondrial isoform X2, translating into MLLSPIHGLRRATVHYFKTSRWTSLLRHLSSCDGVPPALVDAETIFALSSGHGKCGVAVVRISGPASTTALRCMAGLTRNLPVPRSALLRSITHPHSREVLDRGLVLWFPAPHSFTGEDSVEFHIHGGPAVTAAVLQALGSVAGMRPAESGEFTRRAFQAGKLGLTEVEGLGDLIHAETEAQRRQALRQMSGELARLYQGWTHNLKRCLAHVEAFIDFGEDEFIEDGVLTQDGVVHDLQAEMARHLQDERRGERLRSGVQVVIAGATNAGKSSLLNALCQRPAAIVSPIAGTTRDVVETALDIGGFPVLLSDTAGLRDSWDLVEREGVRRARERVEQADLTLVVVDSSHLPTDIQQAAAFLQDNLRSVLLTQEQVHTALQSDRFLVVLNKVDLLPEEQRDMLKMKFGCIAGLPPVCVLSCHTNEGLQDFLTTLHGRVKTLCGDPLSGAPTLTQARHRAHLQQCFAALDQYQRYRDLDLALAAEGVRLALTSLGRITGKVGPEEILDIIFKDFCIGK; encoded by the exons atgctaCTATCGCCTATCCATGGACTGAGGAGAGCTACAGTCCACTACTTTAAAACGAG CAGATGGACTTCACTCTTAAGGCACCTGAGCTCCTGCGATGGAGTCCCTCCTGCACTGGTTGATGCTGAAACTATCTTTGCATTATCATCAGGCCACGGCAAGTGTGGGGTTGCTGTGGTACGGATCAGTGGACCCGCATCCACTACAGCCCTCAGGTGCATGGCGGGCCTCACCCGCAACCTGCCAGTTCCTCGCAGCGCATTGTTAAGGAGCATCACACATCCCCATTCGAGAGAGGTGCTGGACCGTGGGCTTGTCCTTTGGTTTCCAG CTCCTCACAGTTTCACAGGAGAGGACAGTGTTGAGTTCCACATCCATGGAGGTCCTGCTGTTACTGCTGCTGTCCTTCAGGCTCTTG GAAGTGTGGCTGGCATGAGGCCTGCTGAGTCTGGGGAGTTCACGCGAAGAGCCTTTCAAGCAGGGAAACTTGGCCTAACAGAG GTGGAAGGGCTCGGGGATCTGATCCACGCTGAGACCGAGGCCCAGAGGAGACAGGCGCTAAGGCAAATGTCAGGAGAACTTGCCCGTCTATATCAAGGCTGGACTCACAACCTGAAACGG TGTCTTGCCCATGTGGAGGCCTTCATAGACTTCGGTGAGGATGAGTTTATTGAGGATGGAGTCTTAACCCAAG ATGGAGTGGTGCATGATCTGCAAGCGGAGATGGCGCGACACCTACAGGACGAGAGGAGGGGCGAGCGGCTACGTAGCGGTGTGCAGGTGGTCATTGCGGGTGCCACCAATGCAGGGAAAAGCAGCCTCCTCAACGCGCTCT GCCAGAGACCTGCAGCCATTGTGTCCCCCATCGCTGGAACCACCAGAGATGTGGTGGAGACGGCTCTGGACATTGGTGGATTTCCTGTTCTCTTGAGTGACACGGCGGGGCTCAGAGACAGCTGGGATCTGGTGGAGAGAGAGGGGGTCCGTCGAGCTCGTGAAAG AGTTGAGCAAGCAGATCTGACTCTGGTAGTTGTGGATAGTTCTCATCTCCCCACTGACATCCAGCAAGCTGCAGCCTTTCTTCAGGACAACCTCAGAAGTGTTCTGCTCACTCAGGAGCAGGTCCACACAG CGTTACAATCCGACAGGTTCCTTGTGGTCCTGAACAAGGTGGACTTGCTGCCTGAGGAACAGAGAGACATGCTGAAAATGAAGTTTGGGTGCATAGCTGGGCTCCCTCCTGTTTGTGTGCTGTCCTGTCACACTAATGAGGGACTTCAAGACTTCCTCACAACACTGCACGGCAGAGTCAAGACTTT GTGTGGCGACCCTCTGTCTGGTGCCCCTACCCTGACCCAAGCACGCCACAGGGCCCACCTGCAGCAATGTTTCGCAGCCCTGGATCAGTACCAGCGATACCGTGACCTTGACCTCGCTCTGGCAGCCGAGGGCGTTCGCTTGGCTCTCACCAGCCTGGGCCGGATTACTGGAAAGGTCGGACCAGAGGAGATCCTTGATATTATCTTCAAAGACTTCTGCATTGGCAAATAG
- the gtpbp3 gene encoding tRNA modification GTPase GTPBP3, mitochondrial isoform X1, with protein MLLSPIHGLRRATVHYFKTSRWTSLLRHLSSCDGVPPALVDAETIFALSSGHGKCGVAVVRISGPASTTALRCMAGLTRNLPVPRSALLRSITHPHSREVLDRGLVLWFPAPHSFTGEDSVEFHIHGGPAVTAAVLQALGSVAGMRPAESGEFTRRAFQAGKLGLTEVEGLGDLIHAETEAQRRQALRQMSGELARLYQGWTHNLKRCLAHVEAFIDFGEDEFIEDGVLTQVDGVVHDLQAEMARHLQDERRGERLRSGVQVVIAGATNAGKSSLLNALCQRPAAIVSPIAGTTRDVVETALDIGGFPVLLSDTAGLRDSWDLVEREGVRRARERVEQADLTLVVVDSSHLPTDIQQAAAFLQDNLRSVLLTQEQVHTALQSDRFLVVLNKVDLLPEEQRDMLKMKFGCIAGLPPVCVLSCHTNEGLQDFLTTLHGRVKTLCGDPLSGAPTLTQARHRAHLQQCFAALDQYQRYRDLDLALAAEGVRLALTSLGRITGKVGPEEILDIIFKDFCIGK; from the exons atgctaCTATCGCCTATCCATGGACTGAGGAGAGCTACAGTCCACTACTTTAAAACGAG CAGATGGACTTCACTCTTAAGGCACCTGAGCTCCTGCGATGGAGTCCCTCCTGCACTGGTTGATGCTGAAACTATCTTTGCATTATCATCAGGCCACGGCAAGTGTGGGGTTGCTGTGGTACGGATCAGTGGACCCGCATCCACTACAGCCCTCAGGTGCATGGCGGGCCTCACCCGCAACCTGCCAGTTCCTCGCAGCGCATTGTTAAGGAGCATCACACATCCCCATTCGAGAGAGGTGCTGGACCGTGGGCTTGTCCTTTGGTTTCCAG CTCCTCACAGTTTCACAGGAGAGGACAGTGTTGAGTTCCACATCCATGGAGGTCCTGCTGTTACTGCTGCTGTCCTTCAGGCTCTTG GAAGTGTGGCTGGCATGAGGCCTGCTGAGTCTGGGGAGTTCACGCGAAGAGCCTTTCAAGCAGGGAAACTTGGCCTAACAGAG GTGGAAGGGCTCGGGGATCTGATCCACGCTGAGACCGAGGCCCAGAGGAGACAGGCGCTAAGGCAAATGTCAGGAGAACTTGCCCGTCTATATCAAGGCTGGACTCACAACCTGAAACGG TGTCTTGCCCATGTGGAGGCCTTCATAGACTTCGGTGAGGATGAGTTTATTGAGGATGGAGTCTTAACCCAAG TAGATGGAGTGGTGCATGATCTGCAAGCGGAGATGGCGCGACACCTACAGGACGAGAGGAGGGGCGAGCGGCTACGTAGCGGTGTGCAGGTGGTCATTGCGGGTGCCACCAATGCAGGGAAAAGCAGCCTCCTCAACGCGCTCT GCCAGAGACCTGCAGCCATTGTGTCCCCCATCGCTGGAACCACCAGAGATGTGGTGGAGACGGCTCTGGACATTGGTGGATTTCCTGTTCTCTTGAGTGACACGGCGGGGCTCAGAGACAGCTGGGATCTGGTGGAGAGAGAGGGGGTCCGTCGAGCTCGTGAAAG AGTTGAGCAAGCAGATCTGACTCTGGTAGTTGTGGATAGTTCTCATCTCCCCACTGACATCCAGCAAGCTGCAGCCTTTCTTCAGGACAACCTCAGAAGTGTTCTGCTCACTCAGGAGCAGGTCCACACAG CGTTACAATCCGACAGGTTCCTTGTGGTCCTGAACAAGGTGGACTTGCTGCCTGAGGAACAGAGAGACATGCTGAAAATGAAGTTTGGGTGCATAGCTGGGCTCCCTCCTGTTTGTGTGCTGTCCTGTCACACTAATGAGGGACTTCAAGACTTCCTCACAACACTGCACGGCAGAGTCAAGACTTT GTGTGGCGACCCTCTGTCTGGTGCCCCTACCCTGACCCAAGCACGCCACAGGGCCCACCTGCAGCAATGTTTCGCAGCCCTGGATCAGTACCAGCGATACCGTGACCTTGACCTCGCTCTGGCAGCCGAGGGCGTTCGCTTGGCTCTCACCAGCCTGGGCCGGATTACTGGAAAGGTCGGACCAGAGGAGATCCTTGATATTATCTTCAAAGACTTCTGCATTGGCAAATAG
- the gtpbp3 gene encoding tRNA modification GTPase GTPBP3, mitochondrial isoform X3 — MAGLTRNLPVPRSALLRSITHPHSREVLDRGLVLWFPAPHSFTGEDSVEFHIHGGPAVTAAVLQALGSVAGMRPAESGEFTRRAFQAGKLGLTEVEGLGDLIHAETEAQRRQALRQMSGELARLYQGWTHNLKRCLAHVEAFIDFGEDEFIEDGVLTQVDGVVHDLQAEMARHLQDERRGERLRSGVQVVIAGATNAGKSSLLNALCQRPAAIVSPIAGTTRDVVETALDIGGFPVLLSDTAGLRDSWDLVEREGVRRARERVEQADLTLVVVDSSHLPTDIQQAAAFLQDNLRSVLLTQEQVHTALQSDRFLVVLNKVDLLPEEQRDMLKMKFGCIAGLPPVCVLSCHTNEGLQDFLTTLHGRVKTLCGDPLSGAPTLTQARHRAHLQQCFAALDQYQRYRDLDLALAAEGVRLALTSLGRITGKVGPEEILDIIFKDFCIGK; from the exons ATGGCGGGCCTCACCCGCAACCTGCCAGTTCCTCGCAGCGCATTGTTAAGGAGCATCACACATCCCCATTCGAGAGAGGTGCTGGACCGTGGGCTTGTCCTTTGGTTTCCAG CTCCTCACAGTTTCACAGGAGAGGACAGTGTTGAGTTCCACATCCATGGAGGTCCTGCTGTTACTGCTGCTGTCCTTCAGGCTCTTG GAAGTGTGGCTGGCATGAGGCCTGCTGAGTCTGGGGAGTTCACGCGAAGAGCCTTTCAAGCAGGGAAACTTGGCCTAACAGAG GTGGAAGGGCTCGGGGATCTGATCCACGCTGAGACCGAGGCCCAGAGGAGACAGGCGCTAAGGCAAATGTCAGGAGAACTTGCCCGTCTATATCAAGGCTGGACTCACAACCTGAAACGG TGTCTTGCCCATGTGGAGGCCTTCATAGACTTCGGTGAGGATGAGTTTATTGAGGATGGAGTCTTAACCCAAG TAGATGGAGTGGTGCATGATCTGCAAGCGGAGATGGCGCGACACCTACAGGACGAGAGGAGGGGCGAGCGGCTACGTAGCGGTGTGCAGGTGGTCATTGCGGGTGCCACCAATGCAGGGAAAAGCAGCCTCCTCAACGCGCTCT GCCAGAGACCTGCAGCCATTGTGTCCCCCATCGCTGGAACCACCAGAGATGTGGTGGAGACGGCTCTGGACATTGGTGGATTTCCTGTTCTCTTGAGTGACACGGCGGGGCTCAGAGACAGCTGGGATCTGGTGGAGAGAGAGGGGGTCCGTCGAGCTCGTGAAAG AGTTGAGCAAGCAGATCTGACTCTGGTAGTTGTGGATAGTTCTCATCTCCCCACTGACATCCAGCAAGCTGCAGCCTTTCTTCAGGACAACCTCAGAAGTGTTCTGCTCACTCAGGAGCAGGTCCACACAG CGTTACAATCCGACAGGTTCCTTGTGGTCCTGAACAAGGTGGACTTGCTGCCTGAGGAACAGAGAGACATGCTGAAAATGAAGTTTGGGTGCATAGCTGGGCTCCCTCCTGTTTGTGTGCTGTCCTGTCACACTAATGAGGGACTTCAAGACTTCCTCACAACACTGCACGGCAGAGTCAAGACTTT GTGTGGCGACCCTCTGTCTGGTGCCCCTACCCTGACCCAAGCACGCCACAGGGCCCACCTGCAGCAATGTTTCGCAGCCCTGGATCAGTACCAGCGATACCGTGACCTTGACCTCGCTCTGGCAGCCGAGGGCGTTCGCTTGGCTCTCACCAGCCTGGGCCGGATTACTGGAAAGGTCGGACCAGAGGAGATCCTTGATATTATCTTCAAAGACTTCTGCATTGGCAAATAG